The region ATAGGCTAAAATCAGTGCAAGATTTCAGCTCTAGTTGGGTTGATTCAAGTCAAGAGACATGTGATTCAAATCACAGAGTAAAATTAGGCGAAAAATTCAATTCTGGTTatcatgattcaaatcatgagTTGTGTGACTTGAATCTTGAAGGTAAGTTATGTATAGAATCCTCTTTTAGTCATATCTTGAGTTTAGAAATTCAGATTTAAGTGTAGTCAGATGCGTTAGAAAGGTAATGCAAATATCTATCTTATGGTAATGTTTTTATGATGTTTATATATATCAATCATGATATGAATAATGAACATTTATACAAAATCTTATGTTTTAGGATAAAAGTCCAATGTTTTGATGAGATGGTGTCATTATTTAATAGAAAAATTAAAACTAACAACTTCAAATTGgtccattttttatttttatcaaaaCCAAATTCCAAGTTTGTACTACAGTGACATTGTAATTGCACTGCTAATTCCCAATACCGAAAGAAGTCCCACACTTATAACCAATAGCAATTCACAACGTGGcttagaaatttcaaattcaaagAAGCCATCGATTTCTATTGGCGGTGACAAATAACACCATCACCCGCATGTAACCTTAAAGAAAGTGATGAAAAGCCCAAAAAGGACAAGAATGCATCGTGTGTCTGAATGATAATCGTGACGTTCGCTTCTCTCTCTAAAAGAAACACACTCTTTCTCTCACTAAACCCCCGAAAAACCAAACCCTTCACTTCAACGCGAGATCTAATCGAACCTCTGGTATGCACTCTTTCTCACTCTTCCTTTGTTCTTTTTCTATTTCATGACTTTCAATGATTCAATTGTTCATCTGTTTTCAATTGTCGCTTCTGCAaaatctttttctttttctttttcttttatatCCATGTCTCTgatactatatatatatattttttttgtttccTCCATCTGGGTCTTTTATGTTTTACCGAATTCTTGAGTAAAAATatgttttttgttgttgttgttgttgttgttgtgtttattgaatgcttgattgaatgtttgaagttttgatttttGTTAGATATAAAGTTTTAGGGGTATTATCATTCATGGAGGAGGACCCAGAAAAGGGTATGTCTACTTCTGGAGATTCAGAAACAACACTGTCCCATGATGAGATAGTTGGTGGTGAAACCCTAGATGGGTCTGTGAATCATGGGGATCAGGTTCAGTCTTGTAATGGGCAGGGTGGGGAGGATTTGAAGTCTGTTGAGGTAGGTGATGGAACCGAGGCTCGGCTCGAGGACTCTAGGGTTGTAGAATCTGAAGAAGGTAGGAGCGAGAATGCAGCAGTTGAGTTGGGTAGCTTGGTTTCGGAAAGGGAAGGGAGTAGTGAAACAGTAGTTGGTGGTGATTCTTGCACTGTTGTCAATACGACATCCAGTGACGTCACTATGAAGGATGCTACCGGGGCTGCAGATCACAAGGTAAAAAGTACTAGCTGTGATATTGGTTCAGGATGTTCGTTTAGAAGTAATTCTCAGGAAGATAGGAATCTGATTGATCATGGAACACGAGAAGATGGTAATGATCTGAACTTAGAAACATTAGATGAACAGAAAAACATTGGTAGTAACTTACATTTAAAGAGTGATGATAAAGTTGTGGATCAAGGAGGGCTTGTTTGCGACAAAGTTGAAATTGAGGGAAAGTTGAGTTCAAACGGTGAACAGCCGATTGGGAATGATGAAGTTGATGATAACGCCAATAATGTACCGGAAGTTGTTTGTGGAACTAAAGCTGAAATTGACAAGACCCTTTTGAACTCTGATGAAAAACAAAGCTCTATCCTAAAAAAGTGCAATACAAAGAAGCAAATAGTAGCTGAAAATAATGTGGGTAGTGTTTCTGATGCAGAACAATCTGATAAGGAGATGCAAGTTGATGTTGAAGATCAACAAGGAACAGAAACAAGTAAAACAGTGAACCACACTGTAGATATTAAAGGTAAGATCCATCTCATTGGTGGCTATTTTTCAGCTTAAGTAGTTGTTGAAATTTAATTTGTAGTAGAAAATGAGAATGTTTTTTAGTTTCCAGATAATGATAATGATGCTTGTAGTTTTTTGTTTCTGCAGGTACGTCGGTGTCTTTTGGGAGTGAGAAAAACTTAGATGCTAATGCAATTGTTGAGAAAGACACTCAAATTACTGACCAAGGTAGTCGTATGACATTGCGTGATAGAAAGGAAAAAGTTGACATTGAGTTAAATACGAGGCAAAACATTGAACAGAGAGAAAGCATATCTGAACATGCACTCGTGAAGCCTGGTAGTTCAGAACTAGTTCATCAAGCACAGTATTTGTTGCCAACAGAAAAACAAGAAGGCGAGTTTTCTCTCTCTGATATGGTTTGGGGCAAAGTGAGAAGCCATCCGTGGTGGCCTGGACAAATATTTGATCCCTCAGACGCATCTGAGAGGGCAATGAAATATTATAAAAAAGATTGCTACTTTGTCGCATATTTTGGTGACAGAACATTTGCATGGAATGAAGCATCTCGGCTGAAGCATTTTAGGGCACATTTCTCCACAATTGAAAAGCAGAGGAGCAGTTCAGAATCATTCCAGAATGCCATAGGTTGTGCTTTGGATGAAGTCTCAAGACGAGTAGAATATGGGCTAGCGTGTTCTTGCACACCTAAAGATACCTATGACATGATTAAATGCCAGGCCGTAGAGAACACTGGGATTCGAAAAGAAATAAGCTTCAAACATGTGATAGATGAATCTCTGAATGCTAACTCATTTTCACCTACAAATCTTATAGAATATGTGAAAACACTTTCTGAGTTGCCTACTGGTGGCTTTGATCGCTTGGAGCTTGTGACTGCTAAGGCTCAGCTGCTTGCTTTTAATCGTTTTAAGGGTTTCTCTTGCTTGGCAGAAATACAACATTGTGGAGTCGTTGACAGGGACAATTCATTTGTTGACGATGAACAAGATTTGTGTGAAGTTATTGAGCATGCAACTCCTGAAGTTAATAAAGATGATCAAGCTGGTCCTGGAAATTTTAAAAGTCATATCAGCACCCGTCAAAAGCGTAAATATAATTCCAAGAATGCTACACATCCCACAAAGAAGGAAAAAAAGATGTCAGACCTAATGAACGGGACTCCAGATTCTCCTGACGACGATTGTTGGACTCCAGATAGTGTTGTTTCACCTGAACATTCCAAGAAAAGGAGAGCTGTCGTTCCCTATGCCGATGACTCTGAAATGCAAGATGGGACAAAAGCAATTTCCGGTGGAAAAGGCTCAAATACCACAAAGTCTTCTTTTAATATTGGTGACTGTATTCGTAGGGCTGCTAGTCAACTCACTGCGTCATCTTCTATATTGAAGTGTTCTAGTGACCAGTCTCCCAAGACAGACGGAAACGTTGATGGTTTTCCCGAGAATGAATTGGATGTTTCCCTCCCAACTGTCGAGGATGATCAGATCACAAGTGAATATTCTTCTCTAAATGATTTGCTATCTTCACTTCAGTGGGTGGCACAAGAACCCCTTGCAGGATATACTTTTCTTAATGGCATAGTGAGCTTCTTCTCTGATTTCAGGAATTCTGTTACTGTGGCTGCTGATTGGAAAGAGATTTTACGTACGGATAAAGTTGGTGGTTTTAAGAGGAAGAAACCACCCATAGCTGGAACTGGATCACCTGGGACATTTGAATTTGAAGACA is a window of Lathyrus oleraceus cultivar Zhongwan6 chromosome 6, CAAS_Psat_ZW6_1.0, whole genome shotgun sequence DNA encoding:
- the LOC127098341 gene encoding PWWP domain-containing protein 5, whose protein sequence is MEEDPEKGMSTSGDSETTLSHDEIVGGETLDGSVNHGDQVQSCNGQGGEDLKSVEVGDGTEARLEDSRVVESEEGRSENAAVELGSLVSEREGSSETVVGGDSCTVVNTTSSDVTMKDATGAADHKVKSTSCDIGSGCSFRSNSQEDRNLIDHGTREDGNDLNLETLDEQKNIGSNLHLKSDDKVVDQGGLVCDKVEIEGKLSSNGEQPIGNDEVDDNANNVPEVVCGTKAEIDKTLLNSDEKQSSILKKCNTKKQIVAENNVGSVSDAEQSDKEMQVDVEDQQGTETSKTVNHTVDIKGTSVSFGSEKNLDANAIVEKDTQITDQGSRMTLRDRKEKVDIELNTRQNIEQRESISEHALVKPGSSELVHQAQYLLPTEKQEGEFSLSDMVWGKVRSHPWWPGQIFDPSDASERAMKYYKKDCYFVAYFGDRTFAWNEASRLKHFRAHFSTIEKQRSSSESFQNAIGCALDEVSRRVEYGLACSCTPKDTYDMIKCQAVENTGIRKEISFKHVIDESLNANSFSPTNLIEYVKTLSELPTGGFDRLELVTAKAQLLAFNRFKGFSCLAEIQHCGVVDRDNSFVDDEQDLCEVIEHATPEVNKDDQAGPGNFKSHISTRQKRKYNSKNATHPTKKEKKMSDLMNGTPDSPDDDCWTPDSVVSPEHSKKRRAVVPYADDSEMQDGTKAISGGKGSNTTKSSFNIGDCIRRAASQLTASSSILKCSSDQSPKTDGNVDGFPENELDVSLPTVEDDQITSEYSSLNDLLSSLQWVAQEPLAGYTFLNGIVSFFSDFRNSVTVAADWKEILRTDKVGGFKRKKPPIAGTGSPGTFEFEDMSDTYWTDRVIDNGNEEKAVQQSSQKSQKKGEQPVAAKSPKPAAAKSPKPAQVRRPYNKKKVTDINHAETTEKPPGYIDENAPAELVMNFAEFNSVPSETNLNKMFKRFGPLKESETEVDRVSSRARVVFKKCVDAEVAFSSAKKFNIFGSVLVNYQLNYTPSALFKASSVEATQDQEMLLDLSSFDVNMV